One stretch of Pseudoramibacter sp. DNA includes these proteins:
- the cobM gene encoding precorrin-4 C(11)-methyltransferase, whose protein sequence is MSNQTVYLIGAGPGDPELITLKGKRLIDAADVIIYAGSLVNPKMLDGHKPDAEIYNSASMTLDEVIDVMQKGVEAGKRVVRVHTGDPSIYGAIREQMDRLEEMGIPYEVVPGVSSFTASASVLKKEFTLPDVSQTVICTRLEGRTPVPEREQLEALAKHQASMAIFLSVQNIGEVVRRLLTSYPEETPVAVVQRATWPDQKIVQGTLADIEEKVKAADIHKTAQILVGDFLGDRYTLSKLYDPSFSHEFRKAKV, encoded by the coding sequence ATGAGCAATCAAACAGTTTATCTGATCGGGGCCGGCCCGGGAGATCCGGAACTGATCACCCTCAAGGGCAAGCGCCTCATCGATGCGGCCGATGTCATTATTTATGCAGGGTCACTGGTCAATCCCAAGATGCTGGACGGCCACAAGCCGGACGCTGAAATCTACAATTCGGCGTCGATGACGTTAGACGAAGTCATCGACGTGATGCAGAAGGGCGTCGAAGCCGGCAAACGGGTGGTCCGGGTGCACACCGGCGACCCGTCGATTTACGGCGCCATTCGGGAACAAATGGACCGCTTGGAAGAAATGGGCATTCCCTACGAAGTGGTGCCGGGGGTTTCTTCTTTTACGGCGTCGGCTTCGGTGCTCAAAAAAGAATTTACATTGCCAGACGTTTCCCAGACCGTGATCTGCACGCGTCTCGAAGGCCGCACGCCGGTGCCGGAACGGGAACAGCTGGAAGCCTTGGCTAAACACCAGGCGTCCATGGCGATTTTCCTGTCGGTTCAGAATATCGGCGAAGTGGTCCGCCGTCTGCTCACCTCTTATCCGGAAGAAACGCCGGTGGCTGTCGTTCAGCGCGCCACCTGGCCGGATCAGAAAATCGTCCAGGGTACTTTGGCTGATATCGAAGAAAAAGTGAAGGCTGCCGATATTCACAAAACGGCGCAGATTCTCGTCGGCGATTTTCTCGGGGACCGGTACACGCTGTCCAAGCTTTACGATCCGAGTTTCAGCCACGAATTCAGGAAAGCCAAGGTTTAA
- a CDS encoding cobalt-precorrin 5A hydrolase has product MKKRWAFLSVSRDGAALSRRCAQAMAGDADTEVYTLKKYADAGAQPYPGGKLGPFWERAMTNYDVLVCVMAAGIVVRGIAPYIRHKSKDPAVLVLDAGGRYVISLLSGHLGGANAAARQLAARIGAEPVITTGTDVAGTLAVDSLAQKINCTFTDFEAAKNVTALILDRKPVEIFNAAGIDLFAAALPNTLTVSEHMTESSSGQIVISERDELSLQSDHQVQLIPRNVVLGIGCKKNTPAERITAKVRALLKAHHLHPKTLAVFATIGLKAQEQGLLQSADVFGASVKIIGDEAVKAVQNNFKGSDFVEKITGLRCVSEPAGYVASGRGVCIAPVVKGDGVTLSLWKMR; this is encoded by the coding sequence ATGAAGAAGCGCTGGGCTTTTCTGAGTGTCAGCCGGGACGGCGCAGCGCTGTCCCGACGCTGTGCCCAGGCGATGGCCGGAGATGCCGACACGGAGGTTTACACCCTTAAAAAATACGCAGACGCGGGCGCACAGCCTTATCCCGGCGGGAAGCTGGGGCCTTTTTGGGAAAGGGCGATGACGAATTACGACGTCCTGGTCTGCGTCATGGCAGCGGGCATTGTGGTGCGGGGCATTGCCCCTTATATCCGGCACAAATCGAAAGATCCCGCCGTTCTGGTGCTCGACGCCGGCGGCCGCTACGTGATCAGTCTTTTGTCCGGGCATCTGGGCGGCGCCAATGCGGCGGCAAGACAGCTGGCCGCGCGGATCGGCGCCGAACCGGTGATCACGACGGGAACCGATGTGGCGGGCACCCTCGCGGTGGACAGTCTGGCCCAGAAGATCAACTGCACCTTTACCGATTTTGAAGCTGCCAAAAACGTGACGGCTTTGATTTTAGATCGAAAGCCTGTGGAAATTTTTAACGCGGCGGGAATCGATTTGTTTGCTGCTGCGCTGCCGAATACGCTGACGGTTTCAGAACACATGACCGAATCATCTTCGGGGCAGATCGTGATTTCCGAAAGGGATGAGCTGTCCCTTCAGTCCGATCATCAGGTGCAGCTGATTCCCCGGAATGTGGTGCTCGGCATCGGCTGTAAAAAAAACACCCCGGCGGAACGCATCACGGCAAAGGTGAGGGCGCTTTTGAAAGCGCATCATCTGCATCCCAAAACCCTCGCGGTTTTTGCCACCATTGGCTTAAAAGCTCAGGAACAAGGGCTGCTTCAGAGCGCCGACGTTTTTGGCGCTTCGGTTAAAATTATCGGGGATGAGGCGGTTAAAGCCGTTCAGAATAATTTTAAGGGCTCAGATTTTGTTGAAAAAATCACGGGTCTTCGCTGTGTCAGCGAGCCGGCGGGTTATGTCGCTTCAGGACGGGGCGTGTGTATTGCCCCAGTGGTTAAAGGAGACGGTGTCACGCTGTCCCTGTGGAAAATGAGATAG
- the cobJ gene encoding precorrin-3B C(17)-methyltransferase, whose translation MNQKKIYVTGLGPGNADHMTGAALASMADADIVVGYKTYIDLIKDLDCVQGKTLKASGMRKEVDRCQECLDLALEGKTVTLVSSGDAGVYGMAGIMLELVEKQKADVEVEVVPGISAVNAAASILGAPLMHDYAVISLSNLLTDWELIKKRIRCAGEGDFVIALYNPKSKGRPTNINTCQEILLQVKDPKTPVGIVQNAMRDGQKKCITTLDQMCDQEINMFSLVIIGNSKTYVTEDGQTMITPRGYRL comes from the coding sequence ATGAATCAGAAAAAAATATATGTGACGGGACTTGGCCCGGGAAATGCAGATCACATGACAGGGGCAGCGCTGGCTTCCATGGCGGATGCCGATATCGTCGTGGGCTATAAAACCTATATCGATTTGATTAAAGATCTGGACTGTGTTCAGGGCAAGACTTTAAAGGCTTCCGGCATGCGCAAGGAAGTGGACCGCTGCCAGGAATGCCTGGATCTGGCGCTGGAAGGCAAAACCGTGACGCTGGTCAGCTCCGGGGATGCCGGGGTTTACGGCATGGCCGGCATCATGCTGGAACTGGTGGAAAAGCAGAAGGCCGATGTGGAAGTTGAAGTGGTGCCGGGGATTTCAGCCGTCAACGCGGCCGCCTCTATTCTGGGGGCGCCTTTGATGCACGACTACGCCGTGATTTCCCTGTCGAATCTGCTCACAGATTGGGAGCTCATTAAAAAGCGCATCCGCTGCGCCGGCGAAGGCGATTTCGTCATCGCCCTGTACAATCCCAAGAGCAAGGGACGTCCCACCAATATCAACACCTGCCAGGAAATCCTGCTTCAGGTTAAAGATCCCAAGACGCCGGTGGGCATCGTTCAGAATGCCATGCGGGACGGCCAGAAAAAATGCATCACGACACTGGATCAGATGTGCGACCAGGAAATCAACATGTTCTCTCTCGTGATTATCGGCAATTCCAAGACCTACGTCACAGAAGACGGACAGACCATGATCACCCCGAGGGGGTACAGACTGTGA
- the cobK gene encoding precorrin-6A reductase, with protein MIFVEGGTADGREAAERLSASGKEIIYSSISNYNAPRENPHLHWHIGTMDTEQLKAFLTDHQVTVFVDATHPYAKAASVNAMAACRALHLRYIRFERPGIQSMAPELQKQVRHFPDYDQMVAYLDHFPGNILTTTGSRELAHYQPLDKKRIYIRILPTSSVLKKCEALGYKPSHILALQGPFSQAMNEVMIEDHDIRFVTTKDSGDVGGVADKIRAAVQKEAEVLCVDRPGLDYPEVYGDIDSLLRRLSTQEDDIQG; from the coding sequence GTGATCTTTGTCGAAGGTGGCACGGCTGACGGGAGAGAAGCCGCAGAACGGCTGTCCGCGTCGGGAAAAGAGATTATCTACTCGTCGATTTCCAATTACAACGCGCCGAGGGAGAATCCTCATTTGCATTGGCACATCGGCACGATGGACACCGAACAGCTCAAGGCGTTTCTCACAGATCATCAGGTGACGGTTTTCGTCGATGCAACCCATCCCTACGCGAAAGCGGCGTCTGTGAACGCCATGGCGGCCTGCAGGGCGCTGCATCTGCGCTACATTCGGTTCGAACGTCCGGGCATTCAAAGCATGGCGCCGGAACTTCAAAAACAGGTGCGGCATTTCCCGGATTACGATCAGATGGTGGCCTATCTTGATCATTTCCCGGGAAATATTCTGACCACCACCGGAAGCCGGGAATTGGCGCATTACCAGCCTTTAGACAAAAAGCGGATCTACATCAGAATTCTTCCCACCTCATCGGTGCTGAAAAAATGCGAAGCGCTGGGCTATAAGCCGAGCCATATTCTGGCGCTCCAGGGTCCCTTTTCACAGGCCATGAACGAAGTGATGATCGAAGATCACGACATTCGCTTTGTGACCACAAAGGATTCGGGCGATGTCGGCGGGGTTGCGGATAAAATCAGGGCAGCGGTGCAGAAGGAGGCAGAGGTCCTCTGCGTCGACCGCCCGGGTTTGGATTATCCGGAAGTCTACGGCGATATCGACAGTCTTTTAAGGCGGCTCTCGACACAGGAAGACGATATTCAGGGATAA
- a CDS encoding cobyric acid synthase, with product MGKKVKKIMFQGTGSSVGKSLMCAAMCRIFSDMGMTVRPFKAQNMALNSFITKDGKEMGRAQVTQAECARIEPDVRMNPVLLKPNSDIGSQVILNGVAEFNMDAADYHRYKSQLTDVVLDAYNSLAEEADVVVIEGAGSPAEINLRENDIVNMGLAEMIDAPVVLIGDIDRGGVFASVYGTVKLLPPEEQARFAGYIINKFRGDVALLKPGIDMMAPMLHVPCLGVVPYTRVVIDDEDSVTERWYGKHNGQITIGIVRLRHVSNFTDATVFDMYPEVSVEYYKNEREIERAEPDLLIIPGSKNTIDDVKHLKMSKMADAIIKKHDEGVPVVGICGGYQIIGKTISDPYHVESQADQIEGLGLLDIDTELEETKTTTQETGTMLNGFLDIDPKNKKVRGYEIHMGKSEPRNAETKPFARLADGRLDGAVSADKTVVGTYLHGIFDNDELRESLLNQIKAKKHMAAGSVRDYQAFKESQYNLLAKTVKEALDMDQIMAILDGSWRD from the coding sequence ATGGGGAAAAAAGTTAAGAAGATAATGTTTCAGGGAACGGGTTCATCCGTCGGCAAGAGTTTGATGTGTGCGGCCATGTGCCGCATTTTCAGCGATATGGGCATGACGGTGCGGCCCTTCAAGGCGCAGAACATGGCCTTGAATTCCTTTATCACAAAAGACGGAAAAGAAATGGGCCGCGCCCAGGTTACCCAGGCGGAATGTGCGCGCATCGAACCGGACGTCCGGATGAACCCGGTTCTGCTCAAACCGAATTCCGATATTGGCTCCCAGGTGATTTTAAACGGTGTGGCGGAATTCAACATGGACGCGGCGGATTATCACCGCTACAAGAGTCAGCTCACCGACGTGGTGCTGGACGCCTACAACAGTCTGGCGGAAGAAGCCGACGTCGTGGTCATCGAAGGCGCCGGCAGTCCGGCCGAAATCAATCTGCGGGAAAATGACATTGTGAACATGGGACTGGCGGAAATGATCGACGCGCCGGTGGTCCTCATCGGCGATATCGACCGGGGCGGCGTGTTCGCTTCGGTCTACGGCACAGTCAAACTGCTGCCTCCCGAAGAACAGGCCCGCTTTGCCGGATATATCATCAATAAATTCAGAGGCGATGTGGCGCTTTTAAAACCGGGCATCGATATGATGGCGCCGATGCTTCACGTCCCGTGCCTGGGCGTGGTGCCCTACACCCGCGTGGTCATTGACGATGAAGATTCCGTCACCGAACGCTGGTACGGCAAACACAACGGCCAGATCACCATCGGCATCGTCCGTCTCCGCCACGTGTCGAATTTCACCGACGCGACGGTTTTTGACATGTATCCGGAAGTTTCGGTGGAATATTACAAAAACGAACGGGAAATCGAACGGGCCGAACCGGATTTATTGATTATCCCAGGGTCGAAAAACACCATCGACGATGTCAAACACCTCAAAATGTCGAAAATGGCCGACGCCATCATTAAAAAGCACGACGAAGGGGTGCCGGTCGTCGGCATCTGCGGCGGGTATCAGATTATCGGCAAAACCATTTCCGATCCCTATCATGTGGAATCCCAGGCCGATCAGATCGAAGGACTGGGTCTTTTGGACATCGACACGGAACTCGAAGAAACGAAGACGACGACTCAGGAAACCGGGACCATGCTCAACGGGTTCCTCGACATCGATCCCAAAAACAAAAAAGTCCGGGGCTACGAAATTCATATGGGCAAATCCGAACCGAGAAATGCCGAAACCAAGCCCTTTGCCAGATTGGCTGACGGCCGCCTGGACGGGGCCGTGTCGGCGGACAAAACCGTGGTGGGCACGTATCTCCACGGAATTTTCGACAACGATGAGCTGCGGGAAAGCCTGCTCAATCAGATCAAGGCGAAAAAGCACATGGCCGCCGGCAGCGTCCGGGATTATCAGGCCTTTAAGGAAAGTCAGTACAATCTGCTGGCGAAAACGGTGAAGGAAGCCCTCGATATGGATCAGATCATGGCCATTCTCGATGGCAGCTGGAGGGATTGA
- the cbiB gene encoding adenosylcobinamide-phosphate synthase CbiB, producing the protein MTVSYWIWMLMILGAVALDWIIGDPVIIPHPIVWIGRLIGKFTKLFNTVPEKEGPSRAKGLLMWALVILITGGVTALVQWLYLKIHPVLFIAVAVWFLGTTLAEKSLRQAVENVGKALDKGDLPSARQQVGYLCGRDTSALSEHEIIRATVETTAENTIDGILAPLFYMFLGVILQHFVWFLTPLTLAMVYKAVNTMDSMTGYIQAPYTHFGYFPAKLDDVFNFPAARLGSWVMLGAGGIIGDDFKNGCRIYKRDKNNHRSPNAGHPESAAAGLLHIQIGGTNIYFGQVVEKPTIGDADEPLSAAHIKKTLGIMTASEVGLAFLGVVVYIAAIFLQMLK; encoded by the coding sequence ATGACCGTTTCATATTGGATTTGGATGCTGATGATTCTCGGCGCCGTGGCATTGGACTGGATCATCGGGGATCCGGTCATAATTCCCCATCCCATTGTCTGGATCGGCAGATTAATTGGAAAATTCACCAAGCTTTTCAATACCGTGCCGGAAAAAGAAGGCCCTTCCCGGGCTAAGGGCCTTCTGATGTGGGCGCTTGTGATCCTCATCACAGGGGGTGTGACCGCCTTGGTGCAGTGGCTCTATCTGAAGATTCATCCCGTTCTCTTTATCGCGGTGGCCGTGTGGTTTTTGGGGACAACTTTGGCCGAAAAGAGCCTGCGTCAAGCCGTTGAAAATGTCGGAAAAGCCTTAGACAAAGGCGACCTCCCCTCGGCGAGACAGCAGGTCGGCTATCTGTGCGGCCGGGACACCAGTGCCCTGTCCGAACACGAAATCATCCGGGCGACAGTGGAGACGACTGCGGAAAATACCATCGACGGTATTCTGGCTCCGCTGTTTTATATGTTTCTCGGGGTGATCCTTCAGCACTTTGTGTGGTTTCTCACGCCTCTGACCCTGGCCATGGTGTACAAGGCCGTGAACACAATGGATTCGATGACCGGTTATATTCAGGCGCCGTACACCCATTTCGGCTACTTCCCGGCAAAACTCGACGACGTTTTTAATTTTCCCGCTGCGCGTCTGGGATCGTGGGTGATGCTCGGAGCCGGCGGCATCATCGGCGATGACTTTAAAAACGGCTGCCGCATTTACAAACGGGACAAGAACAATCACAGAAGCCCCAACGCCGGGCATCCGGAATCGGCGGCGGCCGGCCTGCTGCACATTCAGATCGGCGGCACCAATATTTATTTCGGGCAGGTCGTCGAAAAGCCCACGATCGGCGATGCGGACGAACCTTTGTCCGCGGCGCATATTAAAAAGACCCTCGGCATTATGACTGCGTCGGAAGTTGGCCTGGCATTTTTGGGTGTGGTTGTTTACATCGCGGCCATTTTCCTGCAGATGCTGAAATAA
- the cobD gene encoding threonine-phosphate decarboxylase CobD gives MNRHGGYQGERSEMLDFSVNINPLGMPPHLKYALEDALDGLGRYPEPDGRRHKKRLARRLGVADDWVILGNGGIELIYLYASAFSGGTAVIVVPTFNEYAEALSNAGWDLRLWQTDWDSRFRLDAEAFADYVCQTQPTAVFLCNPNNPTGVAYSPNYIKNLMDQCPDTVQWFIDESFVGFSSKASCFELVDGSRPVILLRSMTKFFGIPGLRLGYAVGHPKLISKMAGVQMPWSVNSLALTALDNLFEDQKYIDDTISYTQRERDRVRAALSKIPGLDVLPSSADFHLMRLQEGTAADLNALLETQKIYIRTCEDFVGLGDAYFRAAVKKKDENDRLIAALSAILTHQKA, from the coding sequence TTGAATCGTCATGGAGGTTATCAGGGCGAGCGTTCTGAAATGCTCGACTTTTCAGTCAACATTAATCCCTTGGGCATGCCGCCCCATTTGAAGTACGCATTGGAAGACGCCCTCGACGGGCTGGGTCGTTATCCGGAACCCGACGGCCGGCGACACAAAAAGCGCCTTGCCCGGCGCCTTGGCGTCGCTGACGACTGGGTGATTCTCGGCAACGGTGGCATCGAGCTCATTTATTTATACGCGTCGGCTTTTTCAGGGGGGACCGCGGTGATTGTGGTGCCGACCTTTAATGAATACGCCGAAGCCCTTTCCAATGCCGGGTGGGATCTGCGCCTGTGGCAGACGGATTGGGATTCCCGCTTCCGTCTCGACGCCGAAGCTTTCGCCGACTACGTCTGCCAGACCCAGCCGACCGCGGTTTTCCTGTGCAACCCCAACAATCCGACCGGGGTGGCCTATTCACCGAATTATATCAAAAATTTGATGGATCAGTGCCCGGATACGGTGCAGTGGTTCATCGATGAGTCCTTCGTTGGATTTTCCTCCAAGGCCTCCTGTTTTGAACTGGTGGACGGCAGCCGGCCGGTGATTCTGCTGCGTTCGATGACGAAGTTTTTCGGCATTCCGGGACTGCGTCTGGGCTACGCTGTCGGACATCCGAAGCTGATTTCCAAAATGGCCGGGGTGCAGATGCCGTGGAGCGTCAACAGTCTGGCCCTGACGGCGTTGGACAATTTATTTGAAGATCAGAAGTACATCGACGACACGATTTCCTACACCCAGCGGGAACGGGACCGGGTCCGGGCCGCCCTGAGCAAGATTCCCGGACTCGACGTTCTGCCGTCCAGCGCGGATTTCCATTTGATGCGCCTTCAAGAAGGGACGGCAGCCGATTTAAATGCCCTGCTCGAAACTCAAAAAATCTACATCCGGACCTGCGAAGATTTTGTGGGATTGGGGGATGCGTATTTTCGGGCGGCGGTCAAGAAAAAAGATGAAAATGACCGGCTGATCGCGGCGCTGTCTGCGATTTTGACCCATCAAAAAGCATAG
- the cobU gene encoding bifunctional adenosylcobinamide kinase/adenosylcobinamide-phosphate guanylyltransferase encodes MSITLVTGGARSGKSRYAEKQVLISEAAGHGPVAYIATAIPFDDGMKDRIAKHQARRPKRWATVEQYKNFRTLLQHPAFAEAQTVLFDCLTVMITNQMMDLEKDWDHISMERAGEIEDQILKDTADLLHAMALKSESYIVTNEVGMGLVPAYRMGNLFRDIAGRVNQMVAAEADRVVFCVSGIPMTIKNSGTFEKI; translated from the coding sequence ATGAGTATTACGTTGGTAACGGGCGGCGCCCGCAGCGGCAAGAGCCGCTACGCCGAAAAACAGGTGCTGATTTCAGAAGCGGCCGGTCACGGGCCTGTGGCTTACATCGCGACGGCCATTCCCTTTGACGACGGCATGAAGGACCGCATCGCCAAGCACCAGGCGAGACGGCCGAAACGCTGGGCGACGGTGGAGCAGTACAAAAACTTTAGGACTTTATTGCAGCATCCGGCCTTTGCAGAAGCCCAGACCGTTTTGTTTGACTGCCTGACCGTGATGATCACCAACCAGATGATGGATCTGGAAAAAGATTGGGATCACATTTCAATGGAACGGGCCGGCGAGATAGAAGACCAGATCTTAAAAGACACGGCCGATCTGCTGCACGCCATGGCCCTGAAAAGCGAAAGCTACATCGTCACCAACGAAGTGGGCATGGGGCTGGTGCCGGCGTACCGGATGGGCAATTTGTTCCGGGACATTGCCGGAAGGGTGAATCAGATGGTAGCCGCCGAAGCCGACCGTGTGGTCTTCTGCGTGAGCGGCATTCCCATGACGATCAAAAACAGCGGAACTTTTGAAAAAATATAA
- a CDS encoding FAD-binding oxidoreductase yields the protein MKFNPVTDELVQALKDALGEHKVKQDPDVLEAYKTDQEGDAKYHHMPELVVFPESTEEVAKVVRLANQYKVPITPRSGGTSVSRGAIPIYHGIVLVLTKMNHILKVDGENLYAVAESGVYTSDLQNAAKAKGLIYAGDPCSATSCMIGGNVATNAGGDRAVKYGVTRDQIYALKVVTPTGDIVTVGKRTKKNACGYALEQLLIGSEGTLGIITEITVKLLPLPKYRQDVVAVFRDNAKALRLPNRLTKEGIVATSMEYLDYKAIKAVAEYLDVTAPFAEDFCVYVIMTIETYNEEYMDQQLVTIDEVSREMGAEDVRIIEPKSTIWDLRKNFGEAAREASPKYYQEDFVVPLDKIIDVMEFIPTVEKKCGIPTITCAHIGDGNIHTALMNYDFDDDEWAQKVEDFHAEVYPMVYSVGGTMSGEHGIGYKRVKDFAKYTDPAELNMMKAIKKALDPNDILNPGKIFDLD from the coding sequence ATGAAATTTAATCCGGTGACAGACGAATTGGTGCAGGCCCTGAAAGATGCTCTGGGCGAACATAAGGTCAAACAGGACCCTGATGTTCTGGAAGCGTACAAAACCGATCAGGAAGGGGATGCGAAATATCATCACATGCCTGAACTGGTGGTTTTCCCAGAATCGACAGAAGAAGTGGCCAAAGTGGTGCGGCTCGCGAATCAGTACAAGGTGCCGATTACGCCGAGAAGCGGCGGCACTTCGGTTTCCCGCGGGGCTATTCCGATTTACCACGGCATTGTCCTGGTGCTCACGAAAATGAACCACATTCTCAAAGTGGACGGCGAAAATCTGTACGCGGTGGCTGAAAGCGGCGTTTACACTTCAGATCTTCAGAACGCGGCCAAGGCGAAGGGACTGATTTACGCCGGCGACCCGTGCTCAGCGACGAGCTGCATGATCGGCGGCAACGTCGCGACGAACGCCGGCGGCGACCGCGCCGTGAAATACGGTGTGACCCGGGATCAGATCTACGCGCTGAAAGTCGTCACCCCGACGGGAGACATCGTCACCGTCGGCAAGCGGACGAAGAAGAACGCCTGCGGCTACGCACTGGAACAGTTGCTCATCGGTTCAGAAGGGACCCTGGGCATCATCACCGAAATCACGGTTAAACTTCTGCCCCTTCCGAAATACCGCCAGGATGTGGTCGCGGTCTTCCGGGACAACGCAAAGGCCCTGCGCCTGCCCAACCGTCTGACCAAGGAAGGCATTGTGGCCACGAGCATGGAATACCTGGACTACAAAGCCATCAAGGCCGTCGCCGAATATCTCGATGTCACGGCACCTTTCGCTGAAGATTTCTGCGTTTACGTCATCATGACCATCGAAACTTACAACGAAGAATACATGGATCAGCAGCTGGTGACCATCGACGAAGTGTCCCGGGAAATGGGCGCTGAAGATGTGCGCATCATCGAACCGAAATCCACGATCTGGGATCTGCGCAAGAACTTCGGCGAAGCCGCAAGGGAAGCGAGCCCGAAATATTATCAGGAAGATTTTGTTGTGCCTTTGGACAAAATCATCGACGTCATGGAATTCATCCCGACTGTGGAAAAGAAATGCGGCATCCCGACGATCACCTGCGCCCACATCGGCGACGGCAACATCCACACTGCGCTGATGAATTACGACTTTGACGACGACGAATGGGCGCAGAAAGTTGAAGATTTCCACGCTGAAGTCTATCCGATGGTGTACAGCGTCGGCGGCACGATGTCCGGGGAACACGGCATCGGCTACAAACGGGTGAAGGATTTTGCCAAATACACGGATCCCGCTGAACTTAACATGATGAAGGCCATCAAAAAAGCCCTCGACCCCAACGATATTCTGAATCCGGGGAAAATTTTTGATCTGGACTAA
- a CDS encoding Spx/MgsR family RNA polymerase-binding regulatory protein encodes MDQTTLYLVRHGTTEYNEEMRLQGRSDIPLNDLGKAQGRLLTDYFKDIPIDIGVTGPLSRARQTLDYILGDRKDQIPIIVEPDITEIYGGDAEGRRFSEINVFFPKLLDAMKNDPSRFDPPNGESGPEVYRRVTRAVMKILKAHPGKTIAMASHGFAIDTFLNYAEGHPEDQMISRILDNVAVSKFTYDPETDTLKTDYIGDSHHLSDEYRQNYDWEALSRPLPLFVYYPKCSTCRKAKAFLDSCGVAYQARDIVGDRLKASELLTLMDRSELPVRRFFNTSGKLYREMNLKDKVGSMTSEEAADCLSQNGMLVKRPVLALPDRVILGFKEDAWRDFLKL; translated from the coding sequence ATGGATCAAACGACACTTTATCTCGTGCGTCACGGCACGACGGAATACAACGAAGAAATGCGACTTCAGGGGCGCAGCGATATTCCCCTGAACGATTTGGGAAAGGCCCAGGGCAGACTTTTAACCGATTATTTTAAAGATATTCCCATTGACATCGGCGTCACAGGCCCCCTGTCCCGGGCGAGACAGACTTTGGACTATATCCTCGGGGACCGGAAAGATCAGATCCCGATTATCGTCGAACCGGACATCACTGAAATTTACGGCGGCGACGCGGAAGGCCGGCGCTTTTCGGAAATCAACGTCTTTTTCCCGAAACTCCTCGATGCCATGAAAAATGACCCCAGCCGTTTCGACCCGCCCAACGGGGAATCGGGGCCTGAGGTGTACCGCCGTGTCACCCGGGCGGTGATGAAGATTTTAAAGGCGCATCCGGGGAAAACCATCGCCATGGCGTCCCACGGCTTCGCCATTGACACGTTTTTGAATTACGCAGAGGGCCATCCGGAAGATCAGATGATTTCCCGGATATTAGATAATGTGGCTGTCAGCAAATTCACGTACGACCCCGAAACGGATACCCTGAAGACCGACTACATTGGAGATAGCCACCATCTGTCTGACGAATACCGGCAGAATTACGACTGGGAAGCCCTGTCGAGGCCCCTCCCGCTGTTCGTGTATTACCCGAAATGTTCGACGTGCAGGAAGGCGAAGGCATTTCTTGACAGCTGCGGCGTGGCCTATCAGGCCCGGGACATTGTGGGCGACCGGCTGAAAGCCTCTGAACTTCTGACGCTGATGGATCGCTCAGAACTGCCGGTCCGGCGCTTTTTCAACACGTCGGGCAAGTTGTATCGGGAAATGAACCTGAAGGATAAAGTCGGCAGCATGACGTCGGAAGAAGCGGCAGACTGCCTGAGTCAAAACGGGATGTTAGTCAAGCGGCCGGTCCTGGCGCTGCCGGACCGGGTGATTCTGGGCTTTAAAGAAGACGCGTGGCGCGATTTTTTAAAGCTGTAA